The Sebastes umbrosus isolate fSebUmb1 chromosome 1, fSebUmb1.pri, whole genome shotgun sequence genome includes the window tcCTGCTGATGGTAAAACAGTGGATTAACACAGATCTTATATAATTTTAATATATAAGTATTAGCCTATTAAAACTTGACCCTCCCGTAGTGAAAGATAACTCCACTGATATCAGATGCTGACATGTTCTAACCTCTAATATCAGCTGCTGCGTCTGCTACAGAAGAaacaccagctgctgctgctgttgctgctgaggcCCCGGCTGATGGTAAAACAGACTATCAGTGCATTAACACAGagcttatacagtatataagttTGATTAAACCTTGAAACCGCCTACTTTCTACAGTATAATAAAGCATCACTAATATCTACTGCTAATATCTTCTAACCTCTAATATCAGCTGCTGCGCCTGCTACAGAAGAaacaccagctgctgctgctgaggcccCGGCTGATGGTAAAACAGACTATCAGTGTATTAACACAGATCTTACATATACGTATTATTAAACCTTGAAACCGCCTACCttctacaatataatataacatcacTAATATCTACTGCTGATATCTTCTAACCTCTAATATCAGCTGCTGCGCCTGCTACAGAAGAAACaccagatgctgctgctgctgaggcccCGGCTGATGGTAAAACAGACTATCCGTGCATTAACACAGagcttatacagtatataagttTGATTAAACCTTGAAACCGCCTACTTTCTACAGTATAATAAAGCATCACTAATATCTACTGCTGATATCTTCTAACCTCTAATATCAGCTGCTGCGCCTGCTACGGAAGAaacaccagctgctgctgctgaggtccCTGCTGATGGTAAAGAAAAAGAGTGGAATAACAGTTATCTTTTACAGCCTAAGTTTGATTAAAAAACCTTGAAACCGTCTACCTCCTACAGTGCAGCTTACTTCACTAATATCTAATGCTGATATCCTCTAACCTCTAATGTCAGCTGCCGCTCCCGCTACAGAGGAAGGTGCCCCAGCTGAGGCCCCTGCTGATGGTAAAGAACTCACAACAGATATCTTACTAAGTTCTTCAACCTGGTTAAAACGTTAAAGCTAACACTAACACTCACTGACTTCTTCCATGACACTTTGAACAGTCTGCAGTCTCAACACACATATTATCATCTTAGTCCCATCTGCTTCATGCACTAATCATTGATGTCTAACGTTTAATaatagctgctgctgccgctccAGCCGCAGAAGAAGGTGCTCCCGCTGCTGACTCCGAAGCGCCCGCTGATGGTAAAACAGAACATGTTCCTgttcactcctctctctttattCATCTCTTTTTATTAGCATTGTAAAGCCGAGAGCTGTGAGGTACACAACTGGATATTATTTGATGCTGCAGCATCGCTCTGCTCATTTACACgctgacaataataataatgcaaatgcCTATTTAACATCAGCTGAAGCTGCCGAAGCCGCTGCACCAGAGGAGCCTAAACCACCcacccctccaccacctccacctccaggtAAAGGTCTTATTCAGAGAGGAAGCTTCATTTCAGAGTGATTCTACTTCCATCAATTCTTTTTTATTACAGTGTTTATATAAAGAACTACATCATCACCTCCTTATGAACCTCAACTTTTCTGATTCAGATGATTTTGTGCATTTCTGCCATTCGCAGTTGAGTAATTGGATGTTTTTTGCGTTCGTGTGCAGAGCCCACAAGTGTCCCGTTGGAACTGTTCGTTGAGGATAAGAACGACACCTCAGTCAGCATCATCTGGAGCCAGCCGGAGGTCGTCGGCGCGTCCGGTCTGGATGGATACACCATTGAAATTTGCAAGGACGGAAGTAAGTGCCGCTCTGCTTTTGACCAGGTGCACTGAACACGAACGGGGTCAGAGTATTAATACACCGTGACAAAAATGTCAGCTAACCTTTAACTTATGTTGAAAGCTTTTATTGCAACAtctaattttagtttttttacagAATCATTACATTTCTATTTCTAATTCTAATCTGTTTCAATGCTTTTTAAATACACTCAGGAACATGTGAAACTGCTGTTTTACAGTAATGCGGGTTCAGCCATATCGGTTGCAGCTGTTCCCCAAGTGTCACTCGCAGAGTTATATCATGGTACCTAACTTCTCCATACAAGGAAAGAGGCATCTCAGGACCTGCTGAGGTCTTGCTGTAGGTCCTGCTTTTAGACTTACAGCCTGAAGCTCATATCAGCAGGAGTTCCATGTGGGCTTGATTTAGCAGAGCAGGGCAAGCTGTTTACCCACAGAACACCAATTCCATGTCTAAAGCTATAATGATAATTTGTGTCAAACATAATCACTCTATTTTCATTACAAAGCTGCACAACAAGCAGCGCTTACTGTCGCTTGAAACGGTTTATGTTCAAGTTCTTacttaaatgagaaaatagtcagtacttttaatttgtcaagtatttaattcacacaggagtatacataaATAGGCTTTACGATGTGGTtatagaatatttatttatttatgactcaccagaaaacatgctatatcgtgatgtatatcgttatcgagatatgaaatgagcTATATCGCGATAGAGGATTTTGGcaatattgcccagccctactacaAAGTGTATTAAGACACAATAATCACAAATACGTAACAAATCAGACTTTAAAAGTCACCATTTGTTAATTTTCCGAAGCTCATATCAGCAGGAGTTCAATGTGAGCCTGATTTAGCAGAGCAGGGCAAGCTGTTTACCCTCAGAGCACCAATTCCATGTCTAATGCTATAATTGATAATTTGTGTCAAACATAATCACTCTATTTTCATTACAAAGCTGCACAACAAGCTGCGCTTACTGTCGTGATATATTAATTGTGTATGAATTAGATCTGTTCCCCTCGGTCTGCCTGCAGGTTTCACAGTCGGCACACTTTATGTTCACAGTCTTTACCCTGTAATATCCAGATAAACAGCTGTTGTAAATTGTAACCAGTTGTTTTCTATAATCTTCCCGTTCAGCCGAGGACTGGAAAGCAGTCAACGAGGAGCTGCATAAGTCCACCCGCTACGTGATCAAGAACCAGACCACCGGTGACCGTCTGAAGATCCGCGTGGTGGCTGTGAACGCCGGCGGCCGCAGCACCCCCCTCGCCCTCGCCGAGGCTGTCCTGGTGAAGGAGGTCGCCGGTAAGAAGTGCTCATTTTCAGCACGAGAAATTAACTACTTGCTCTGTTATTTTTACCTCTTTATCGCAAACAAATGTCGGATAAGGTGAGCATTACTGATACAACACATGGAAGTTGAAGCGTCACAGCAGTAAAATGAAGCACGAAAACGGACGCATCAAATAGATAAGTAAGCTTTAAAATATACTAGAATGCTATAAACAATATGAGCATCTACTATATACAGGAATCCACAGGAAACAGTGGCAAAAAGGCTTCCCAAATGGCTCAATGATGATACACAGAAAAGTGAGAAAACTTATATTAAATACATCATCtactatatataaaaagaagCAAAAATGAAAGGTACTAAAGACTACATAcaccatatatacagtacataaacaGTAACCTCAAAGTAGtgctgggcgataattcaatatgataatttatcttCTTTCCATAGAATCGTATTGTGATGCAATCATATATCTAGATATcatgatacacaattacgtcATCTTAATTGATAATAACGAGCACGCACttactcaaatttctcagaaattCTGATGAGAAAAACTTCTAGGGAATAATACTTGAATATCGTGGTTTTGTATTTACATCACACTTTTACTAACACAAATTTCACTTGAAACGGTTTATGTTCAAGTTCTTAATTGAATGCGAAAATATTcagtacttttaatttgtcaagtatttaattcacacaggagtatacataaATAGGCTTTACAATGTGGttatagaatatttatttttggctcaccagaaaacatgctatatcgtgatatatatcgttatcgtgaTATGAAATGAGCTATATAGTGACTACAAAGTGTATTGAGACACAATAATCACAAATACGTAACAAATCAGACTGTAAAAGTCACCATTTGTTCATTTTctctattcattttaaattatgttCTCAAAAGCTTGGCCTTATATACGACATGGGTTTGAATCTTTACTTCCACATGAGCAAAGTTTAAATCAAATTGCAAACAGGTCTATTTTTAAAGACAATTTTAATGGGGTTATTACATTAGGACACATGATTGACTGAGTTTCCAAGTAATGTTATGGGATTAAACTCTTTCACCTGTTACATGACTATCTTAATCCATCTGTAAATAAATATGGGACAAACTGTTTGTCTGGCCTAAACTTTAAAGAGCCATTTATTACTGGAAAGGGGAGTTGTAAAGTGCAGGAGTCAAACTGAAGCAGCTCAGCAATGTTTGTCCTCTCAGCTGTCTCCGTGTCCCGCTGGCACATACCTGCAGAGTTAACGGTGTAAAACTAAGGCCTTCTCACTTTGATCTCAAACACTGATCCACCTAACCACAATGTGATAATTACACACTTGTTAAGTAGATGGGTCTTACTGATGCCGTACACCTGACAGTGTTAATCACAGACAGTATGTCTAAAGCGATTAGAAATGCTGATTGGACCCAGAGGGCTTTAAAAGGAGGAGCTGCGTTACTTCAGCTCACTCACAAATCATCGTTAGGCGTAATGGAGAGCCGGACAGGGAGGTACGGCAACTTGATACCAGATGGCAATATTTCAACAGTCGGGTGTTTCCATGTTCGCCATAGCGGGCGGTCCGCCACAAATAGAAGCAACTCATGAATGGGTTCCGACAAAATGACAaatctttggaaaaaaatagcTGGGATGTCCCCGCTATTAACGCAGATTTTTTCTGGCATTGCATTGTGACCCCTGCCAGGAGTCATGCTGGGGAGAGTGACAACTGATGTGACAGCGAGCAGGTGGGGGCTGTTAAATTCCAGCGggtgggtgggggtggtggATATGGAGCTAACTTCTCAGGTGACACCCAAATCTCATGACACCTCCAGAGATTCGCTGTTTATTTTGGAGCATGCCACAGACTTTACAGGGAGAATGTTCATTAAGCCTCTCTGGATGAAGTGATAAGACGCGGTATGTTTGTTCGAGTATACTGATGCTTATTCACCTCATCTCACTTTCTTTTCCTGTTTTACACCCAACTCATTAATGTTCCAGTTCATCTTTACAAATCAGCTCCTTTCCTGCTTCACTTATCTCTGATTTGAATGCGTTGTGACTTGAGTGGGAGTAACTGAAGCTCCCCGTCCTGCGTCACGAGGGGAGATGATATACTACGGTACGCCTTCTTTATTTAGAGTCCTGACAAATGTTGCCGCGGCGGACTCAGCAGGTGGTGCTTCTGACCAAATCACTTTTACAAATGAGCCTTGGCAAGACccttcatttcaaacatcatgATGAATTTCTTTTTAGAATGATTTATTGGGCTTTTTACAAGCTAATACACACAGTGTGAGGAAGATAAGGAAGATTAGACAAGCCACCAGGGCACCTCACCCCTGTGATATTCTCATActtctttatatttataatgatttaGGTTCCCTACCTGCAGATTTACATCTCTCACTTTTACAATTTCCTGCGTTATTTCAGCTTAATTTGCCCCAATAAGGCAATTTAAGTGTCAGCTTGAACATAGGACAACAAACTATAATAATCTAGggagaacaaaaacataaatgatgGATTCAAAACCAAGTGAAAGGTTGTATGAAGAGTTTgagtaaatataatatatatatatatatacatatatacatatactgtatatatataaatcaacaCTTATtcaggcatttaaaaaaattatgatttataTTTTAGTGATTTTTGCAATATAAACAAAAGATCTAATGGGCAAAGCATAACAAATAATAGCATTTACACAATGgcagcattttcttttttgcgaTTAATTCACACATCAATATATGTTTTTtccaactgttgtttttgtacttttatatagaatgcaaatattacgcggtaaaaaggtatttttttttggaTTGAGGtagattttctgagctttcacactgcaaataaaggcatcaaccaatcacgtgctgagttgcgcctatataaAGGCCTTTATAGCCAgatacagacatacagtactatGTAACATCCTGCTTTCTGTAGATTCCCGTCTTTcaatattacagtatgtgcagCTCCTCAAATTATTTACCTTCATTATAATCCATACAAAGTCCTACTTGCCCCATGTTCTGTGCCATTGCTTTAACACATCATGCCATTAGAACAGATACGTAGCAACAGGGATATAGGACTTAGAATAAGGGTTCCTTTTACAACCATTTAAAGCACAGACGCACCCTGAATGACACCAGTGAAAGTTCCCTGGCTACGATGGGCTTAGATCAGCTCTGCAGGTTTATCGATTTCTTCAAGATTTGTGGGTCACAAAAGGAAAATGAATCCCTGTGTTTCAATCCAAAAAGCTCTAAACAGATCCTAACAATCCCTCTCAGGCTGTGCCATCCTGTCACTGATCCTCCACTGATACTGTAATAATCACcggttgtttttctctccagaTCGTCCCAAGGTCCGCCTGCCACGTTTCCTCAGGCAGAGATACGTCGCTTACGTTGGAGATAAGATCAACCTGACCATCCCCTTCACAGTAAGCTGAAGACGACTGTATGGTCCTATAAATGTGTGATGAATAAAACAGCACAACTCCTCAAAATTCactgtcctttttttatttttattttttacccaGGGTAAACCCAAACCtgtggtctcctggttaaagaACGGAGAGCCCGTGGACACAAAGAGGGTGAACATCCGCAGCACCGACAAAGACAGCATCCTGTTTATCCGTACGTCCGAGAGAGATGACTCTGGCGTGTACGAGATGTGTGTAAAGGTGGAGGACTTCGACGACAAGGCTTCACTCATCCTGCAAATTGTTGGTGAGCAAAAATAGAGGAAATATGAGTTGCGTGTCCCAAGATACAGTGGAGAATAATGTGGAAAATTAGCTTTATCTGACTTATGACCAAGTAGGGTTTCACATACCAGGAATGCATagacaagaaacataaatatagaataaaaaaaaataaaattaaaatatttaaaggtgcagtgtgttggatttgcaacatctagctgtgaggttgcagactgcaactgaaacttctcccgtgtaccaagcgtgtaggagaactatggtggctgacgtgaaaacgcAAAAACACGACTGGCCCTGTCTAGAGCTAATCTAGGGCATTTGGTTTGTACGTTcagccggctctgtgaagaggacctgctccctatgtagatataaacggttcataAGGTAACGAAAACTCGACTCttactttcaggtgattatacactaatgaaaacatagttattaaaggaacagtgtgtaacattttgggggatctattagcagaaatggaatataatattcagtgtgaccatgttgcaccgccatgtttctacagtagcccagaacggacaaacccaacactggctctagagagatcctttcacatttttatgttacgTGAAGGCCAACATAGTTCTCTGTCACGCCTGTGAAACTACTGTAACTTGAGCCGCAAAGTGCAAAACGGTGGTACcgtcagccgccgtctgacttccgttgctcttaaagtaatgttattatggtaaggatggcctctgagccagttttgcactcagcggctcacgttaccgccatcttggaaagggaggagtgagcgaaggaGTACTcagatggttgcaatctgcaaccacaccactagattccgacaaatcctacacactgtacctttaatattatattccatttctgccaatagatctccctaaatgctacacactgttcctttataaACACTATTTAAATATACAATGTAATTGTTGAAAAAGGCGACGAAAGAAAGAAGACATTAATGTAACATGTAGTGTAGTGGGGAGCGGTTCAAAGAGTTTGTGTCCAGGGTGGGAGGGGTCGGCCACAAACTTTCCTGCCCGCCTCAGGGTCCTTGAAGCGTCCAGTCACCCTCTCAGCAGAGCTAATGATACGCTGCAGTCTGCCCTTGTCCTCGGCTGTAGAAGCAGCATATATTTACGTTTATTTAcatgaaattaaattgaaaaactATTGATGTAACACTTGTTGTTTGGTTGCTCACAGAGCTGCCAGGACCTCCCGCCTCTGTGAAGATTGTGGATACCTGGGGCTTCAACGTTGCTCTGGAGTGGACTCCACCCAAAGACACCGGAAACACAGACATCACTGGTTACACAGTCCAGAAGGCCGATAAAAAGACTGGAGTAAGTTTTCAGTATCAACGTTGTGTCTGTCTGGAAGGTCATAATGAATTATACATGATGATTATTAATAAGAGGATCCCCTCGATGCATTACAACACAGTAAGTCCTAAATCCTCAAAACCTCGTCCTGCTGTGTGTCCACAGGACTGGTTCACTGTGATGGAGCACTACCATAGACTGAATGCCACCATCTCTGACCTCATCATGGGCAATACCTACAAGTTCAAAGTGTTTACTGAAAACAAGTGTGGAATGAGCGAGGACGCTACTGTTGCAAAGGATGAGGCCAAAATCTTGAAGACGGGTAACTTTTATTGTTCCTTAAACCATCTGGGAAACACACAGAGTTTCTTTCATTCATtactttatttcctgttttcctCTGAAGCCATCGTCTCCCAAGCCATTGATCCTTCAGCTGACAGTTTCTTAACTACTGATGCTGTATTAACATTGCTGTTATCCGGTAGTAGGTGTTCATTCAGCTAACTAATGTGTTGAGTAGGAGCTTCATGGTCGAGTCTGTTTC containing:
- the mybphb gene encoding myosin binding protein Hb, encoding MPSKPAPIKKAAKKEPAKKEEKAAEPAPAAPEPAAAEPAPAEAAPAEAAPAEVAPAAEGEAAAAPAAEEPPKDAAAPATEEGAPAEAPADAAAAAPAAEEGAPAADSEAPADAEAAEAAAPEEPKPPTPPPPPPPEPTSVPLELFVEDKNDTSVSIIWSQPEVVGASGLDGYTIEICKDGTEDWKAVNEELHKSTRYVIKNQTTGDRLKIRVVAVNAGGRSTPLALAEAVLVKEVADRPKVRLPRFLRQRYVAYVGDKINLTIPFTGKPKPVVSWLKNGEPVDTKRVNIRSTDKDSILFIRTSERDDSGVYEMCVKVEDFDDKASLILQIVELPGPPASVKIVDTWGFNVALEWTPPKDTGNTDITGYTVQKADKKTGDWFTVMEHYHRLNATISDLIMGNTYKFKVFTENKCGMSEDATVAKDEAKILKTGIEYKPPEYHERDFTEAPKFTTPMTDRATTVGYNTKLLCSVRGCPKPKVIWMKNQMIIGDDPKYRQLCIQGICSLEIRKPGNFDGGVYSCKAKNDHGEAVVSCKLEVKQPAAPADAEKK